The proteins below are encoded in one region of Pangasianodon hypophthalmus isolate fPanHyp1 chromosome 6, fPanHyp1.pri, whole genome shotgun sequence:
- the il17c gene encoding interleukin-17C has product MWSSLIVGVLLLSLTDVLTGQKHKGCLPQDELMIQAKKFLRRTGRHSEHRAARAVSAASCSDFTHWVFSSDLKNRSLSPWRSRVETAHDLIPSVYEVAECLCSGCIIDGSENTDYNSVPVMQSVMFLKKVSCTSDPEKYSLEVVYKTVPVACTCAVPKQ; this is encoded by the exons ATGTGG TCTTCTCTGATAGTCGGAGTTTTGCTCCTTTCCCTCACGGATGTTCTGACAGGCCAGAAGCATAAAGGCTGTTTGCCTCAGGATGAGCTGATGATCCAGGCGAAGAAGTTCCTGCGGCGGACAGGCAGACACTCTGAGCACAGAGCTGCACGTGCTGTATCCGCCGCGTCCTGCTCCGATTTCACACACTGGGTCTTCTCATCTGATCTGAAGAACCGATCCCTGTCTCCCTGGCGATCAAG AGTTGAGACTGCACATGACCTGATCCCTTCAGTATATGAAGTGGCCGAGTGTCTGTGTTCCGGCTGCATCATTGACGGCTCTGAAAACACCGACTACAACTCAGTCCCGGTGATGCAGAGCGTCATGTTCCTGAAGAAGGTCTCGTGCACCTCTGATCCGGAGAAATACTCTTTAGAAGTTGTGTATAAAACAGTCCCGGTCGCCTGCACGTGCGCCGTGCCCAAACAATAA
- the tango6 gene encoding transport and Golgi organization protein 6 homolog isoform X1, translating into MTTALITALSILTKPIREANLSGPQTTQQEVIVSALQRNQLELKRLLDGGELEEARRLLEEVRSETQWFCAHTEDLTWSFVQECLLLLLCLARNLSRLVEAFNRDSSPAVPNPRAPEAAPPLPPDVLSVSQQKTLGTVLQFLVTLGLCPYLVPGVGVSLALRSAFGVAVEGAVRRDVAPTCERRLLITTTVFLEVAALSSLATLVFTRHLGDLMAVLCQLGYRPHRPEGDGAENNKGLTVEERKTCKQELQSLLGRVYQPIVIKELLVLQGGPKAVPGSRLHQAPAWLRRLCGQLLSERLMQSHGVQAVVRAILEGSAGGDSDWRKCDAVAKILATCPQQSLSSESYYSQVCPQVLELLHFKDKITALQFQRVATRVALTMVEEQPEFAQHFLLSPLLLPLQHCASVPEAAGTTGEDVVPESELTCCVEDVYKIYVVGNSPSGMLLSALGEVIPTIVSLFCYTKQNVSHLRTPCQEILQWYLSHVEQSSALLLLKHLCVMQGGGAGVAPGYHFSPGSEGGVRLTRKDPDCDEDDALYEKVSGDQWKVECVVQLLAEMKDTDLPGEFFLSLLQDLTDLAAEQQKPEKEVDTSSMTLLELEKHLTGCVSGYGQRLALLQTLAVMCEILPHTQLLRKATQVVSFIEAMLQRACVGLEHGSESSVESQTLSMGMGLVATLLSGAAQLTPEDYSSMARLLAPLEQISQQHPEPVIQELASDLRATIATRGAYHSDSVTNAAQCYSHSSYAQTKNQVTSQNKGNPVKPSGSSESPRAHVSQNTEMPHISQQSPKVPPTCCSVSAQSTASVPSHSQNTASLVTVSTSAEVREQAQNLQHRDERNGKSFTLKPAASTHTSASTNPTPEKGFSEWLLEACDPDVPTRAMALRALTQYVKEGTKDALQARDKLLMIFLENLEHEDSFVYLSAIQGLVLLADSFPEQILQRLLAEYQAAPNAASSSRGRCLETRLKVGEALMRASRAMGDLAPHYGRPLIGAFLSGTRDNDSSVRASCLSNLGELCQRLHFSLGPLAQELSMCLTTLIKTEKEAEVRRAAVHVIALLLRGLSDKTTQVLGDVLLELYRALKWVVRSDPDEVAVLHAQLALEELDDVMRKFIFPQQKLEKKIVVLP; encoded by the exons ATGACCACGGCGCTTATAACTGCACTGAGCATCCTTACCAAACCTATTCGAG aGGCCAATTTGAGTGGCCCACAAACAACCCAACAGGAAGTGATTGTGTCTGCTCTCCAGAGGAACCAGTTGGAACTGAAGCGATTGTTAGATGGCGGAGAGCTGGAGGAGGCCCGCCGTTTACTGGAGGAAGTCAGGAGCGAGACACAGTGGTTCTGTGCTCACACTGAGGACCTAACCTGGAGCTTTGTACAGGAATGcctcctcctgctgctctgCTTGGCACGCAACCTCAGCAGGCTGGTGGAGGCTTTTAACCGGGACTCAAGTCCTGCTGTTCCAAACCCTCGTGCTCCAGAGGCAGCTCCGCCATTACCTCCGGATGTCCTTAGTGTATCTCAACAGAAGACCCTAGGCACTGTGCTACAGTTTCTTGTCACCCTGGGCCTGTGTCCATACTTGGTCCCTGGGGTGGGGGTGAGTCTGGCGCTGCGCTCTGCGTTTGGGGTTGCTGTGGAAGGTGCAGTGCGTCGTGATGTAGCCCCAACCTGTGAACGCAGACTTCTCATAACCACTACTGTTTTTCTTGAGGTGGCTGCGCTGTCGTCCCTGGCCACTCTGGTCTTTACTCGCCACCTGGGTGACCTTATGGCGGTGCTTTGCCAGTTAGGGTATCGGCCTCATCGGCCTGAAGGAGACGGTGCAGAAAATAATAAG ggCCTCACTGTGGAAGAGCGGAAGACATGCAAACAAGAACTTCAGAGTCTTCTGGGAAGAGTTTATCAGCCAATTGTTATCAAAGAGCTGCTGGTTCTTCAAGGGGGCCCCAAG GCAGTTCCAGGCTCCAGGTTGCACCAGGCTCCTGCCTGGTTGAGGCGTCTTTGTGGCCAGCTGCTCTCTGAGAGGTTGATGCAGTCACATGGGGTCCAAGCGGTGGTAAGAGCCATCCTGGAGGGATCAGCAG gtggaGACTCAGATTGGAGAAAATGTGATGCTGTAGCCAAGATCCTGGCGACTTGCCCCCAGCAGTCGCTCTCTTCTGAGAGCTATTACAGTCAAGTGTGCCCACAG GTTCTAGAGCTTCTCCATTTCAAAGACAAGATAACAGCACTGCAGTTCCAGCGAGTGGCCACCAGGGTGGCGCTCACCATGGTGGAGGAACAACCTGAGTTTGCCCAGCACTTCCTactgtctcctctcctcttACCTTTACAGCACTGTGCATCCGTcccag agGCAGCAGGTACTACAGGAGAGGATGTAGTACCTGAGTCTGAGCTGACCTGTTGTGTGGAGGATGTATATAAA ATCTATGTGGTGGGTAACAGCCCATCAGGAATGCTGCTAAGCGCACTGGGGGAAGTAATTCCCACAATTGTCAGCCTGTTTTGTTACACCAAACAAAATGTCTCACACCTACG CACCCCCTGTCAGGAGATCTTGCAGTGGTACCTGTCTCATGTGGAGCAGTCATCAGCACTCTTACTGCTCAAACACCTGTGTGTCATGCAGGGGGGTGGAGCTGGAGTTGCACCAGGCTACCATTTCTCACCtggcagtgaaggaggcgtCAGGCTCACCCGAAAAGACCCAGACTG TGATGAGGATGATGCTCTGTATGAGAAAGTGTCAGGGGATCAGTGGAAAGTGGAGTGTGTCGTGCAGCTCTTGGCTGAGATGAAGGACACTGATCTGCCTGGAGAATTCTTCCTCTCACTCCTGCAG GATCTGACAGACTTAGCAGCAGAGCAGCAGAAGCCTGAAAAGGAAGTAGACACATCTTCCATGACGCTGCTGGAGCTGGAGAAACACCTCACTGGGTGTGTGAGTGGCTATGGTCAGAGGCTGGCTCTCCTACAGACTCTGGCTGTTATGTGTGAGattctgccacacacacagctactgcGTAAGGCCACCCAG gTGGTGAGCTTCATAGAGGCCATGCTACAGAGGGCATGTGTAGGTCTAGAACATGGCTCAGAGAGCTCAGTTGAGAGTCAGACTCTGAGTATGGGAATGGGTCTGGTGGCCACTCTGCTGTCTGGAGCTGCACAG CTGACTCCAGAGGACTACTCCTCCATGGCCAGGCTTCTGGCTCCTTTGGAGCAGATTTCACAGCAGCACCCAGAGCCTGTGATCCAGGAGCTAGCGTCAGATCTGCGGGCTACTATAGCTACACGAGGGGCTTATCACTCAGACTCTGTGACTAATGCTGCCCAATGCTATAGCCATAGCAGTTATGCTCAAACAAAGAATCAGGTGACAAGCCAGAACAAAGGAAATCCTGTCAAACCTAGTGGAAGCTCAGAGAGCCCAAGAGCCCATGTTAGTCAGAACACTGAGATGCCACATATCAGTCAACAGTCACCTAAGGTTCCACCTACCTGCTGTTCAGTCAGTGCACAGTCCACTGCCTCTGTGCCTTCACATTCCCAAAATACAGCAAGTCTTGTCACAGTTAGCACCTCTGCAGAAGTGAGAGAGCAGGCCCAGAATTTGCAGCATAGAgatgaaagaaatggaaaatcaTTTACACTGAAGCCTGCtgccagcacacacacctctgcttcCACTAATCCAACTCCAGAGAAGGGCTTCTCTGAGTGGCTGCTGGAGGCCTGTGACCCCGATGTGCCCACCCGGGCCATGGCACTGCGAGCACTCACCCAATATGTAAAAGAGGGAACCAAGGATGCACTACAGGCCCGTGACAAGCTTCTGATG ATATTTTTGGAGAACCTGGAGCATGAAGACTCATTTGTATACCTTTCTGCCATTCAAG gcCTGGTCCTGTTGGCTGACTCATTTCCTGAGCAGATCCTGCAGCGGCTGTTGGCCGAATATCAGGCAGCTCCAAATGCAGCTTCCTCCAGCAGGGGGCGATGTCTGGAGACACGCCTCAAGGTGGGGGAGGCTTTGATGAGAGCTAGTAGAGCCATGG gTGACCTTGCACCACACTATGGCCGCCCTCTGATTGGGGCATTCCTAAGTGGCACACGGGACAACGACAGCAGCGTTCGTGCCAGCTGCCTATCCAACCTGGGAGAGTTGTGCCAGCGCTTACATTTCTCCCTCGGTCCACTGGCACAGGAG TTGAGCATGTGTCTCACAACCCtgataaagacagaaaaagaggctGAAGTGCGGAGAGCTGCAGTCCATGTCATTGCTTTACTACTGAGGGGCCTCAGTGATAAAACCACTCAG
- the tango6 gene encoding transport and Golgi organization protein 6 homolog isoform X2: MTTALITALSILTKPIREANLSGPQTTQQEVIVSALQRNQLELKRLLDGGELEEARRLLEEVRSETQWFCAHTEDLTWSFVQECLLLLLCLARNLSRLVEAFNRDSSPAVPNPRAPEAAPPLPPDVLSVSQQKTLGTVLQFLVTLGLCPYLVPGVGVAALSSLATLVFTRHLGDLMAVLCQLGYRPHRPEGDGAENNKGLTVEERKTCKQELQSLLGRVYQPIVIKELLVLQGGPKAVPGSRLHQAPAWLRRLCGQLLSERLMQSHGVQAVVRAILEGSAGGDSDWRKCDAVAKILATCPQQSLSSESYYSQVCPQVLELLHFKDKITALQFQRVATRVALTMVEEQPEFAQHFLLSPLLLPLQHCASVPEAAGTTGEDVVPESELTCCVEDVYKIYVVGNSPSGMLLSALGEVIPTIVSLFCYTKQNVSHLRTPCQEILQWYLSHVEQSSALLLLKHLCVMQGGGAGVAPGYHFSPGSEGGVRLTRKDPDCDEDDALYEKVSGDQWKVECVVQLLAEMKDTDLPGEFFLSLLQDLTDLAAEQQKPEKEVDTSSMTLLELEKHLTGCVSGYGQRLALLQTLAVMCEILPHTQLLRKATQVVSFIEAMLQRACVGLEHGSESSVESQTLSMGMGLVATLLSGAAQLTPEDYSSMARLLAPLEQISQQHPEPVIQELASDLRATIATRGAYHSDSVTNAAQCYSHSSYAQTKNQVTSQNKGNPVKPSGSSESPRAHVSQNTEMPHISQQSPKVPPTCCSVSAQSTASVPSHSQNTASLVTVSTSAEVREQAQNLQHRDERNGKSFTLKPAASTHTSASTNPTPEKGFSEWLLEACDPDVPTRAMALRALTQYVKEGTKDALQARDKLLMIFLENLEHEDSFVYLSAIQGLVLLADSFPEQILQRLLAEYQAAPNAASSSRGRCLETRLKVGEALMRASRAMGDLAPHYGRPLIGAFLSGTRDNDSSVRASCLSNLGELCQRLHFSLGPLAQELSMCLTTLIKTEKEAEVRRAAVHVIALLLRGLSDKTTQVLGDVLLELYRALKWVVRSDPDEVAVLHAQLALEELDDVMRKFIFPQQKLEKKIVVLP; this comes from the exons ATGACCACGGCGCTTATAACTGCACTGAGCATCCTTACCAAACCTATTCGAG aGGCCAATTTGAGTGGCCCACAAACAACCCAACAGGAAGTGATTGTGTCTGCTCTCCAGAGGAACCAGTTGGAACTGAAGCGATTGTTAGATGGCGGAGAGCTGGAGGAGGCCCGCCGTTTACTGGAGGAAGTCAGGAGCGAGACACAGTGGTTCTGTGCTCACACTGAGGACCTAACCTGGAGCTTTGTACAGGAATGcctcctcctgctgctctgCTTGGCACGCAACCTCAGCAGGCTGGTGGAGGCTTTTAACCGGGACTCAAGTCCTGCTGTTCCAAACCCTCGTGCTCCAGAGGCAGCTCCGCCATTACCTCCGGATGTCCTTAGTGTATCTCAACAGAAGACCCTAGGCACTGTGCTACAGTTTCTTGTCACCCTGGGCCTGTGTCCATACTTGGTCCCTGGGGTGGGG GTGGCTGCGCTGTCGTCCCTGGCCACTCTGGTCTTTACTCGCCACCTGGGTGACCTTATGGCGGTGCTTTGCCAGTTAGGGTATCGGCCTCATCGGCCTGAAGGAGACGGTGCAGAAAATAATAAG ggCCTCACTGTGGAAGAGCGGAAGACATGCAAACAAGAACTTCAGAGTCTTCTGGGAAGAGTTTATCAGCCAATTGTTATCAAAGAGCTGCTGGTTCTTCAAGGGGGCCCCAAG GCAGTTCCAGGCTCCAGGTTGCACCAGGCTCCTGCCTGGTTGAGGCGTCTTTGTGGCCAGCTGCTCTCTGAGAGGTTGATGCAGTCACATGGGGTCCAAGCGGTGGTAAGAGCCATCCTGGAGGGATCAGCAG gtggaGACTCAGATTGGAGAAAATGTGATGCTGTAGCCAAGATCCTGGCGACTTGCCCCCAGCAGTCGCTCTCTTCTGAGAGCTATTACAGTCAAGTGTGCCCACAG GTTCTAGAGCTTCTCCATTTCAAAGACAAGATAACAGCACTGCAGTTCCAGCGAGTGGCCACCAGGGTGGCGCTCACCATGGTGGAGGAACAACCTGAGTTTGCCCAGCACTTCCTactgtctcctctcctcttACCTTTACAGCACTGTGCATCCGTcccag agGCAGCAGGTACTACAGGAGAGGATGTAGTACCTGAGTCTGAGCTGACCTGTTGTGTGGAGGATGTATATAAA ATCTATGTGGTGGGTAACAGCCCATCAGGAATGCTGCTAAGCGCACTGGGGGAAGTAATTCCCACAATTGTCAGCCTGTTTTGTTACACCAAACAAAATGTCTCACACCTACG CACCCCCTGTCAGGAGATCTTGCAGTGGTACCTGTCTCATGTGGAGCAGTCATCAGCACTCTTACTGCTCAAACACCTGTGTGTCATGCAGGGGGGTGGAGCTGGAGTTGCACCAGGCTACCATTTCTCACCtggcagtgaaggaggcgtCAGGCTCACCCGAAAAGACCCAGACTG TGATGAGGATGATGCTCTGTATGAGAAAGTGTCAGGGGATCAGTGGAAAGTGGAGTGTGTCGTGCAGCTCTTGGCTGAGATGAAGGACACTGATCTGCCTGGAGAATTCTTCCTCTCACTCCTGCAG GATCTGACAGACTTAGCAGCAGAGCAGCAGAAGCCTGAAAAGGAAGTAGACACATCTTCCATGACGCTGCTGGAGCTGGAGAAACACCTCACTGGGTGTGTGAGTGGCTATGGTCAGAGGCTGGCTCTCCTACAGACTCTGGCTGTTATGTGTGAGattctgccacacacacagctactgcGTAAGGCCACCCAG gTGGTGAGCTTCATAGAGGCCATGCTACAGAGGGCATGTGTAGGTCTAGAACATGGCTCAGAGAGCTCAGTTGAGAGTCAGACTCTGAGTATGGGAATGGGTCTGGTGGCCACTCTGCTGTCTGGAGCTGCACAG CTGACTCCAGAGGACTACTCCTCCATGGCCAGGCTTCTGGCTCCTTTGGAGCAGATTTCACAGCAGCACCCAGAGCCTGTGATCCAGGAGCTAGCGTCAGATCTGCGGGCTACTATAGCTACACGAGGGGCTTATCACTCAGACTCTGTGACTAATGCTGCCCAATGCTATAGCCATAGCAGTTATGCTCAAACAAAGAATCAGGTGACAAGCCAGAACAAAGGAAATCCTGTCAAACCTAGTGGAAGCTCAGAGAGCCCAAGAGCCCATGTTAGTCAGAACACTGAGATGCCACATATCAGTCAACAGTCACCTAAGGTTCCACCTACCTGCTGTTCAGTCAGTGCACAGTCCACTGCCTCTGTGCCTTCACATTCCCAAAATACAGCAAGTCTTGTCACAGTTAGCACCTCTGCAGAAGTGAGAGAGCAGGCCCAGAATTTGCAGCATAGAgatgaaagaaatggaaaatcaTTTACACTGAAGCCTGCtgccagcacacacacctctgcttcCACTAATCCAACTCCAGAGAAGGGCTTCTCTGAGTGGCTGCTGGAGGCCTGTGACCCCGATGTGCCCACCCGGGCCATGGCACTGCGAGCACTCACCCAATATGTAAAAGAGGGAACCAAGGATGCACTACAGGCCCGTGACAAGCTTCTGATG ATATTTTTGGAGAACCTGGAGCATGAAGACTCATTTGTATACCTTTCTGCCATTCAAG gcCTGGTCCTGTTGGCTGACTCATTTCCTGAGCAGATCCTGCAGCGGCTGTTGGCCGAATATCAGGCAGCTCCAAATGCAGCTTCCTCCAGCAGGGGGCGATGTCTGGAGACACGCCTCAAGGTGGGGGAGGCTTTGATGAGAGCTAGTAGAGCCATGG gTGACCTTGCACCACACTATGGCCGCCCTCTGATTGGGGCATTCCTAAGTGGCACACGGGACAACGACAGCAGCGTTCGTGCCAGCTGCCTATCCAACCTGGGAGAGTTGTGCCAGCGCTTACATTTCTCCCTCGGTCCACTGGCACAGGAG TTGAGCATGTGTCTCACAACCCtgataaagacagaaaaagaggctGAAGTGCGGAGAGCTGCAGTCCATGTCATTGCTTTACTACTGAGGGGCCTCAGTGATAAAACCACTCAG